From the Burkholderia glumae LMG 2196 = ATCC 33617 genome, one window contains:
- a CDS encoding aspartate/glutamate racemase family protein produces MKIKLINPNTTQRMTEAMGRCARETVNAGTVVVAVSPPSGPPSIESHYDDALAVPGLLAEIAAGERDGFDGYVIACFGDPGLYAARELARGPVIGIAEAAMHAASVLAPGFSVVTTLARTRGLAWHLAERYGMRRFCRNVRATDVPVLELDRPGSPARGRIVDECRRALDEDGAEAIVLGCAGMVEFAREIEQAIGAPVVEGVTAAVKWVEALAALRLATAKRGDYARPLAKRYDGQLAHFSPGADGLPGGAAGTGPAANAQAIANAGGTSPALPPVHIHPV; encoded by the coding sequence ATGAAGATCAAGCTGATCAACCCGAACACCACGCAGCGCATGACCGAGGCGATGGGGCGCTGCGCGCGCGAGACGGTGAACGCCGGCACCGTGGTGGTGGCGGTGAGCCCGCCTTCGGGGCCGCCCTCGATCGAGAGCCACTACGACGACGCGCTCGCCGTGCCGGGGCTGCTCGCCGAGATCGCCGCCGGCGAGCGCGACGGCTTCGACGGCTACGTGATCGCCTGCTTCGGCGACCCCGGCCTCTACGCCGCGCGCGAGCTCGCGCGCGGCCCGGTGATCGGCATCGCCGAGGCGGCGATGCATGCGGCGAGCGTGCTCGCGCCCGGCTTCTCGGTGGTGACGACGCTAGCGCGCACGCGCGGCCTGGCCTGGCACCTGGCCGAGCGCTACGGCATGCGCCGCTTCTGCCGCAACGTGCGGGCCACCGACGTGCCGGTGCTGGAGCTCGACCGGCCCGGCTCGCCGGCGCGGGGCCGGATCGTCGACGAGTGCCGCCGCGCACTCGACGAGGACGGCGCCGAGGCGATCGTGCTCGGCTGCGCGGGGATGGTCGAATTCGCGCGCGAGATCGAGCAGGCGATCGGCGCGCCGGTGGTGGAGGGCGTGACCGCGGCCGTCAAGTGGGTGGAGGCGCTGGCCGCGCTGCGGCTTGCCACGGCCAAGCGCGGCGACTACGCGCGGCCGCTCGCGAAACGCTACGACGGCCAGCTCGCGCACTTCAGCCCCGGCGCCGACGGCCTGCCGGGCGGCGCGGCGGGAACCGGCCCGGCCGCGAACGCCCAGGCGATCGCGAACGCCGGCGGCACCAGCCCGGCCCTGCCGCCGGTACATATACATCCGGTGTGA
- the puuE gene encoding allantoinase PuuE produces MSHDSHYPRDLIGYGRHPVQANWPGRARVAVQFVLNYEEGGENCVLHGDPASEQFLSEIVGAAAYPARHMSMESIYEYGSRAGVWRILREFERRALPLTVFGVGMAIERHPELARAFVELGHEIACHGWRWIHYQDATPEREAEHMRLGMAAIERVTGVRPLGWYTGRDSPNTHRLVAEYGGFLYDSDYYGDDLPFWMEVPVTGGASVPQLIVPYTLDTNDMRFATPQGFNTADHFFQYLRDAFDVLYEEGDEAPKMLSIGMHCRLLGRPGRFRALQRFLDHIERHDRVWVTRRVDIARHWREHHPYASSHQGEGAA; encoded by the coding sequence ATGTCCCACGATTCCCACTATCCGCGCGACCTGATCGGCTACGGCCGGCATCCGGTGCAGGCGAACTGGCCGGGCCGCGCGCGCGTCGCCGTGCAGTTCGTGCTCAATTACGAGGAGGGCGGCGAGAACTGCGTGCTGCACGGCGATCCGGCCTCCGAGCAGTTCCTGTCCGAGATCGTCGGCGCGGCGGCCTATCCGGCGCGCCACATGAGCATGGAGTCGATCTACGAATACGGCTCGCGCGCGGGCGTCTGGCGCATCCTGCGCGAGTTCGAGAGACGTGCGCTGCCGCTCACCGTATTCGGCGTCGGCATGGCGATCGAGCGGCATCCCGAGCTCGCGCGCGCGTTCGTCGAGCTGGGCCACGAGATCGCCTGCCACGGCTGGCGCTGGATTCATTATCAGGACGCCACTCCCGAGCGCGAGGCGGAGCACATGCGGCTCGGCATGGCGGCGATCGAGCGCGTCACGGGCGTGCGGCCGCTCGGCTGGTACACGGGGCGCGACAGCCCGAACACGCACCGGCTCGTGGCCGAATACGGCGGCTTCCTGTACGACTCCGACTACTACGGCGACGACCTGCCGTTCTGGATGGAGGTTCCCGTCACGGGCGGCGCGAGCGTGCCGCAGCTGATCGTGCCGTATACGCTCGACACCAACGACATGCGCTTCGCGACGCCGCAGGGCTTCAACACCGCCGATCATTTCTTCCAGTACCTGCGCGACGCGTTCGACGTGCTCTACGAGGAGGGCGACGAGGCGCCGAAGATGCTGTCGATCGGCATGCATTGCCGGCTGCTCGGCCGGCCGGGGCGATTCCGCGCGCTGCAGCGCTTCCTCGACCATATCGAGCGGCACGACCGCGTCTGGGTCACGCGCCGCGTCGACATCGCGCGCCACTGGCGCGAGCACCATCCGTATGCCAGCAGCCACCAAGGCGAAGGAGCGGCATGA